The following are encoded in a window of Salvelinus fontinalis isolate EN_2023a chromosome 40, ASM2944872v1, whole genome shotgun sequence genomic DNA:
- the LOC129839435 gene encoding cytoplasmic phosphatidylinositol transfer protein 1-like isoform X4 translates to MEGKRGMKGRHGSDSDRARFRLNKRLCCSFLPKFSIHIETKYEDNKGSNDNAEQATDGTQTAELGTDMQGQTGRDRESQIFSDSDNKDQEREVCFVDIAYDEIPERYYKESEDLRYFKSEKTSRGMLQEGWRDTQEPIMCSYKLVTVKFEVWGLQTRVEQFVHKVVRDVLLLGHRQAFAWVDEWIDMTMDEVREYERTIQEATNEKIGIFPPPISISEMPLSSCTLSGPASAPTTPLCSDAPEFLSVPKDRARKKSAPETLTLPDAAAQNQSGVPQGSMLVPLPNQNHSPWPSSDSDQAELGGE, encoded by the exons ATGGAGGGGAAACGGGGGATGAAGGGGAGACATGGCTCTGACAGTGACCGAGCCCGTTTCAGGCTCAATAAAAGGCTGTGT TGTTCTTTCTTGCCCAAGTTCTCCATTCACATAGAGACGAAATACGAGGACAACAAAGGCAGCAATGACAAC gcagagcaggcaacagatggcacacagacagcagagctggggacagatatgcagggacagactggcagagacagggagtctcag ATCTTCTCAGACAGTGACAATAAAGACCAGGAAAGGGAAGTGTGTTTTGTGGATATCGCCTACGACGAGATCCCTGAGAGATACTATAAAGAGTCTGag GACCTGCGGTACTTCAAGTCAGAGAAGACATCGAGGGGCATGCTGCAGGAGGGCTGGAGGGACACCCAGGAGCCCATCATGTGCTCCTACAAGCTGGTCACCGTCAAGTTTGAGGTGTGGGGCCTGCAGACGCGCGTGGAGCAGTTTGTACACAAG GTGGTGCGTGACGTGCTGCTTCTAGGCCACAGGCAGGCTTTTGCCTGGGTGGATGAGTGGATCG ACATGACGATGGATGAGGTGAGAGAGTATGAGCGCACCATCCAGGAAGCCACCAACGAGAAGATCGGGATTTTCCCCCCGCCGATCTCCATCAGCGAGATGCCCCTGTCCTCCTGCACCCTCTCCGGCCCCGCCAGCgcccccaccacccccctctGCTCTGACGCGCCCGAGTTCCTCTCCGTCCCCAAGGACAGAGCCCGCAAGAAGTCCGCACCTGAGACCCTCACCCTGCCCGACGCCGCTGCCCAGAACCAGAGTGGAGTCCCCCAGGGCTCTATGCTGGTGCCGCTTCCAAATCAAAATCACTCCCCCTGGCCCTCCTCTGACTCTGACCAGGCTGAGTTAGGGGGGGAATAG